The region CGCGAAGCGGCTTCTTGGAAGATCGCTTCGGACGCGTAAGGGGCAATCCCGAGGAAAACCGAAACAACAGAGACGCAGCCGAGCGCGGGTTGCGTCTCTTTTTCGAAAGAAGCGGATTCCGCTCTGCTTATCGAAGGGAGCTCGCCTTCCGATATTGACTGTAAAATAAAAAAATGGTACAATAACGTCATAGTCGCGAAGAAATCGGAACTTCCTTTTCGGAGGCTCCGACGGGCGAAGGTTTTGATAACGGAGAGGAATCATGGGCGGGACGGAAAGCCAAGAAATGTACTTGAAATCCATTTACACGATCGAGCAAAGAAAAGGTGTCGTTCGTAAGATCGATATCGCGGAAGAGTTGGGTCTTTCCAAACCCAGCGTTAAAGGCGCCGTCGATCGTTTGATCGCGGCGGGAGAAGCCGAAACCGACGAGCGCAACAACGTCTTTTTAACGGAATCGGGGCGAAAGCACGCCGAACGCATCGTAAAACGCTACGACGCTTTTCTCGAAATGCTTACGAATATGGATATTCCCCGCGAAAAAGCAAAAGACGCGGCTTGCAAGTTGGAACACGCCATCGACGACGATATTTTCGATTACATCGAGGATTGGTTGAAGAAAAACCGCAGAGCGGAATGACAGAGAAGAAAAAGTTATGAAAAACGTTGTTTT is a window of Clostridia bacterium DNA encoding:
- a CDS encoding metal-dependent transcriptional regulator, whose protein sequence is MGGTESQEMYLKSIYTIEQRKGVVRKIDIAEELGLSKPSVKGAVDRLIAAGEAETDERNNVFLTESGRKHAERIVKRYDAFLEMLTNMDIPREKAKDAACKLEHAIDDDIFDYIEDWLKKNRRAE